One region of Leishmania panamensis strain MHOM/PA/94/PSC-1 chromosome 28 sequence genomic DNA includes:
- a CDS encoding hypothetical protein (TriTrypDB/GeneDB-style sysID: LpmP.28.1550), protein MEENAASQPLTVYHPQAGLQDTPAQVDLSSLFYDTSVVDITLSKRKFTKDDDDGSFMFGQVPRGHMKREQVLKYIDMDELTKASELLEVPDAYTYPLHRMDTISEAIMRTMQSRVLMCKYASLDDFYTMKRHIGTDEDVMRATLPGNSIYFQFIHLGGAKDADGPTSSSSLSSHHAKQQEVKAVRDAVEKILRRYVCRILEPFPNELAIDVTHYATYLPLLNVSRRNVSQVLKDVEDYIAKKPVNKEGIAGPPSEKEIEPLTPDALAAEIARIIRREVLTRHPQSASEGSGEATRTTDAQETPSSADAASTAAVRVCIGVATSPVLAKIACDAEVLAVMAKLRDEQAASLTAGKGGGSSGVPLVSIRSFHRHIRSMKASRDFMASFPVSRVPVFTPAFVELLKRIFGIVTCRDFYEKRYHLYYCMSRETAHACYAAAFGRMYFEEEVVTSLVAPENLRRSIAPLEFMASNRISIVNEDRTDYNVTMRSVIIGQLRKQLGNVGCKATQVPFGRLSTDDAIHRTAEAAMRSLHRYMYTKGFTYAGVRVTLHRSNIDPVMGRFEGETTEEAAVAVLHRVLAKLLPYRNCLEDSTEGQNTARYITLAVFGISLIPMVPPIMIAEAKKLEKLYFTAKGFFLLYQGRIMRRNEMLATGGAEAKRSGRKRKPGKVDSVVYV, encoded by the coding sequence ATGGAGGAGAATGCGGCGTCGCAGCCGCTGACCGTCTACCACCCCCAAGCAGGTCTTCAAGATACCCCCGCCCAGGTGGActtgtcctctctcttctacgACACGTCCGTGGTTGACATCACACTTTCCAAACGAAAGTTCAccaaagacgacgacgatggcagTTTTATGTTTGGCCAGGTGCCACGTGGGCACATGAAAAGGGAGCAAGTGCTGAAGTACATTGACATGGATGAGCTGACGAAGGCAagcgagctgctggaggtacCAGACGCCTACACCTACCCGCTGCATCGGATGGACACTATTTCCGAGGCGATCATGCGCACGATGCAGTCGCGTGTGCTGATGTGCAAATACGCCTCGCTCGACGACTTTTACACAATGAAGCGACACATCGGGACCGACGAAGATGTGATGCGCGCGACTCTGCCCGGCAACTCCATCTACTTCCAGTTTATCCACTTAGGCGGCGCCAAGGATGCTGACGGGCCAACCTCATCATCGTCATTGTCGAGTCACCatgcgaagcagcaggaggtcAAGGCAGTGCGCGACGCCGTAGAGAAGATACTGCGCCGCTACGTGTGTCGAATATTGGAGCCCTTTCCGAACGAGCTCGCCATTGACGTGACGCACTACGCAACCTATCTACCACTGCTGAACGTGAGCCGTCGAAATGTGTCTCAGGTGCTGAAGGATGTTGAGGATTATATTGCAAAGAAGCCGGTGAACAAAGAGGGCATCGCTGGCCCGCCTTCAGAAAAGGAGATCGAGCCCTTGACGCCCGACGCGCTCGCAGCAGAGATCGCTCGCATTATCCGGCGCGAGGTGCTGACACGGCACCCGCAGAGCGCCAGCGAAGGCAGTGGAGAAGCGACCCGAACAACGGACGCACAGGAAACGCCCAGCTCCGCTgatgccgcctccaccgcggcGGTCCGCGTCTGCATTGGTGTGGCCACAAGCCCTGTCTTGGCAAAGATTGCTTGCGACGCAGAGGTGTTAGCGGTGATGGCTAAATTACGCGATGAGCAGGCCGCATCCCTAACGGCAGGCAAGGGTGGTGGCAGTAGCGGCGTCCCACTCGTCTCTATCCGCTCCTTCCACCGCCACATCCGCTCCATGAAGGCGTCACGCGACTTTATGGCGAGTTTTCCGGTGAGTCGCGTGCCCGTCTTCACGCCCGCCTTTGTGGAACTGCTGAAGCGCATATTTGGTATCGTGACCTGCAGAGACTTCTACGAAAAGCGTTACCACCTTTACTACTGCATGTCGAGGGAAACGGCCCATGCGTGCTACGCCGCTGCTTTTGGTCGAATGTACTTCGAGGAAGAGGTGGTCACGTCACTGGTGGCACCGGAAAACCTGAGGCGGTCCATCGCACCCCTTGAGTTCATGGCGAGCAACCGCATAAGCATTGTGAATGAAGATCGCACCGACTACAATGTAACCATGCGCAGCGTTATTATTGGTCAGCTTCGCAAGCAGCTGGGCAATGTTGGCTGCAAGGCAACTCAGGTACCATTTGGCCGTTTATCCACGGATGACGCGATCCACCGCACTGCGGAAGCAGCGATGCGTTCACTGCACCGTTACATGTACACTAAAGGGTTCACCTACGCCGGGGTCCGAGTCACACTGCACCGTAGCAACATTGATCCGGTGATGGGGAGGTTTGAAGGCGAGACCACTGAGGAAGCCGCCGTTGCGGTGCTTCACCGAGTGTTAGCAAAGCTCCTGCCATACCGTAACTGTCTCGAAGATTCCACAGAGGGGCAAAACACTGCGAGGTACATCACCCTGGCCGTCTTTGGCATCTCGCTGATACCCATGGTGCCGCCTATAATGATAGCAGAAGCAAAGAAGTTGGAGAAGCTGTACTTCACCGCCAAGGGATTTTTCCTGCTTTATCAAGGCCGCATAATGAGACGCAATGAGATGCTGGCAACCGGTGGTgcagaagcgaagagaagcgggagaaaaagaaagcccGGCAAGGTAGACTCTGTGGTGTATGTGTAA
- a CDS encoding hypothetical protein (TriTrypDB/GeneDB-style sysID: LpmP.28.1560), producing MCGSASSWGMRTAYFYDARRRVSAHTRAGTTASAAQGRRLSVLFVRSELSDDRRGGVTGATRSPTALSPSAATRMSSTVSVAAASGGADFVDVDALNSADTDGAEDGGRAAVVPGLTQRVGHIPLRDAVVLSYRGASDDYAMHRRTVGASYGDGAPPPVDELLSVATEDSRVLLRRSGLSTEPRTAGVPAVHMWRGCNEDTGEEAKRAPAYQSRSADQSFGWNDCAGSLSNASSAIPTTVSSVRWAQEASVLLEHTRGTLHRVRPRSGTFSARVSSSSLNQHRPHVSSNSWSHCQADFVALSTSSVSLVQSREYGAELAAVQHTVFACEMIANATCMDDWGPHSTVVGFSDGTLRVVDWRTPARGSSVHTGDAVADDDEKHVALRTHVPQPPWMRHGGRSATAATSVAGVLSCCAFEDSFRIVCGLGDASGAVVMADLRRPDSGDRLGRRRTRAEQQAAQHLFAETGGQSPTGRAVTDIQRDPSCFGRIGLVDMTGTAVLTNVAALEVNTGSSAAVAVKRSRTKDGAGVPSSLGSTAVARPRLPPPPSPWSVLERLGSLSPTASRSAVLTTILHSIRGGPQRAVTDGGNAQGEWFCSPITAHPRPRCAFSDDGRHFAHIAAKSVLTATLRCAGAQWGAVMGGSSFSRTPGVTATHVQLASSLASGHAALMPSPFIAVSCVDGLMCFDTGDGHTLAIPIV from the coding sequence ATGTGTGGCAGCGCCTCTAGTTGGGGTATGAGAACTGCATATTTTTACGATGCTCGACGACGCGTgtcggcacacacacgagcaggCACGACAGCGAGTGCAGCGCAGGGGCGCCGGCTCTCAGTTCTCTTCGTGCGATCGGAGCTATCAGACGACCGTCGTGGCGGCGTCACCGGCGCAACACGCTCCCCAACAGCTCTCTCCCCCAGCGCCGCGACGAGGATGTCCTCCACCGTCTCTGTGGCTGCGGCATCGGGAGGCGCCGACTTTGTCGATGTAGACGCGCTCAACAGCGCCGATACGGACGGGGCGGAAGACGGGGGTCGTGCCGCCGTAGTGCCAGGGCTCACGCAGCGCGTTGGGCACATCCCACTTCGTGACGCCGTCGTTCTCTCATATCGCGGAGCCAGTGATGATTACGCGATGCACCGCCGCACAGTGGGCGCGTCTTATGGGGatggcgcgccgccacccgTAGATGAGCTTCTCTCCGTTGCCACCGAAGACAGCCGtgtgctcctccgccgcagTGGGCTGTCCACAGAGCCACGCACCGCAGGAGTCCCTGCGGTGCACATGTGGCGTGGATGCAACGAAGACACAGGtgaggaggcaaagagagcgCCCGCGTACCAGTCACGCAGTGCGGATCAGTCCTTTGGGTGGAATGACTGCGCTGGCTCATTGTCGAACGCCTCCTCAGCGATACCGACAACCGTCTCCTCTGTCCGCTGGGCGCAAGAGGCcagcgtgctgctcgagcacacacgcggcACCCTGCACAGGGTGCGcccccgcagcggcaccttcAGTGCCAGAGTGAGCAGCTCATCACTGAATCAACATCGTCCGCACGTCTCTAGCAACAGCTGGAGCCATTGTCAGGCAGACTTCGTGGCTCTCTCCACGAGCTCTGTGTCCTTGGTCCAGTCGCGCGAGTATGGTGCCGAACTCGCTGCGGTTCAGCACACCGTCTTTGCGTGCGAAATGATTGCAAACGCGACTTGCATGGATGACTGGGGTCCGCACAGTACAGTCGTTGGTTTCTCGGATGGAACACTGCGCGTGGTAGACTGGCGCACGCCTGCGAGAGGCTCCTCCGTACACACAGGTGATGCCGTTGCCGACGATGACGAAAAGCACgttgcgctgcgcacgcatgTGCCACAGCCGCCGTGGATGAGGCATGGCGGCCGctcggccaccgccgccacatcAGTAGCAGGTGTGCTGTCGTGTTGTGCCTTCGAGGACAGCTTCCGCATCGTCTGCGGACTGGGAGATGCCTCGGGTGCCGTGGTGATGGCCGACCTTCGCCGCCCCGATAGCGGAGATCGTCTTGGGCGTCGTCGCACGcgtgcggagcagcaggccgcgcagcacctcttcgcTGAAACCGGCGGACAGAGCCCCACAGGGCGCGCTGTGACGGACATTCAACGCGATCCCTCGTGCTTTGGACGCATTGGGCTTGTCGATATGACCGGCACGGCTGTCTTGACCAACGTGGCTGCGTTGGAGGTGAACACCGGCAGCTCCGCAGCCGTCGCGGTAAAGCGCAGCCGCACGAAGGACGGGGCTGGCGTGCCTTCGTCTCTTggctccaccgccgtcgcaaGACCGCGtcttccaccgccaccgtcgccgtggTCGGTCTTGGAACGCCTGGGGAGCCTGTCACCGACTGCGTCTCGGTCGGCTGTCCTGACGACCATCTTGCACAGCATCCGCGGGGGGCCCCAACGTGCTGTCACAGACGGTGGCAACGCACAAGGCGAGTGGTTTTGCAGCCCCATCACGGCGCACCCGCGACCACGCTGCGCCTTCAGCGACGACGGCCGCCACTTTGCTCACATAGCAGCGAAAAGTGTACTCACCGCCACCCTGCGGTGCGCAGGGGCGCAATGGGGTGCCGTGATGGGCGGCTCATCGTTTTCTCGCACTCCCGGCGTCACTGCGACACACGTGCAGCTTGCGTCAAGCCTAGCGAGTGGGCATGCGGCACTCATGCCGTCCCCCTTCATTGCCGTGTCTTGCGTGGACGGGCTCATGTGTTTCGACACCGGAGACGGGCACACGCTGGCGATACCGATCGTGTGA
- a CDS encoding DNA polymerase kappa, putative (TriTrypDB/GeneDB-style sysID: LpmP.28.1520), with amino-acid sequence MQISSDNHENLNSSSGSGGSSHNTYKSVPSSAPTLGSSPSCSVAADESSRGFLYANTSSVGGTAVPKVVFFDNTKAGLHAVDKAKAEALITALSKNSDFYINEERKAQRRKRQIEGLLVKTRQYEGNVCGQPDVFRQLQRDVADLEASFEMYRSFDSIYVHVDMDMFYAAVEMKKNPQYAEVPLGVGSMAMLSTANYLARQYGVRSGMPGFIGMRLCPQLVIVPTDFAACRVESAKFKGVVRNYDPAAQVLGMDEIMMCLDDYLAQHHMDATTHAERFDVAERIIEECRRRVAEVTGLTASAGIAPTPTLAKMASDYKKPNGQFAVRLFSREAVMDYLASIPVRRVPGIGKSRESILAGLGIHTLGEVYQQRHRLFYILTRKTYEFLLASAMGIGGMYDSLEAAPPSSAGTTTKTVAALDGESNEDDWRRKSVGQERTFYKLKDSMELQAMAHMNLRQSHETLVAEDLLCSQVVLKLKHRSFHVKQHSKSLNVYTDDYEVLRRALDDLLLPVVDDFAKFRLLGIRLEKLRRRPQNSGAGGAIILTVKSTAEAGSTQPTLSHFFARQSASAAHPMRHTPQKQQQQLLALRKRYRDTSCSGEGNDSSADLSNNGDEDGAVLVVSSESQLTDVEEVNGPMVSCAAPSPHSGLCTAPAAKEQKKAHDEEVGSDGSADDDVVIVE; translated from the coding sequence ATGCAGATCAGTAGTGACAATCACGAGAACttgaacagcagcagtggcagcggtggtagcTCACATAACACCTATAAGAGCGTTCCGAGCTCAGCGCCAACGTTGGGCAGCAGCCCCTCGTGCTCCGTGGCTGCGGATGAATCCTCGCGCGGCTTCCTCTACGCGAATACATCCAGCGTCGGTGGCACAGCGGTGCCTAAAGTAGTTTTCTTCGACAACACGAAGGCCGGTCTTCACGCTGTTGAcaaggcgaaggcggaggccCTCATCACGGCGCTCTCCAAGAACTCTGACTTTTACATTAACGAGGAACGCAAGGCACAACGGCGGAAGCGGCAGATTGAAGGACTCCTGGTGAAGACACGGCAGTACGAAGGGAATGTGTGTGGTCAGCCTGACGTAttccgccagctgcagcgcgacgTGGCAGACCTCGAGGCCAGCTTTGAGATGTATCGCAGCTTCGACTCCATATATGTCCACGTAGACATGGACATGTTCTACGCCGCTGTTGAGATGAAAAAGAACCCACAGTACGCAGAGGTGCCACTTGGGGTCGGCAGCATGGCGATGCTCTCCACAGCAAACTACCTTGCCCGGCAGTACGGCGTGCGGTCTGGGATGCCCGGCTTTATTGGCATGCGACTGTGCCCTCAACTTGTTATTGTGCCCACCGACTTTGCAGCGTGCCGAGTCGAGTCCGCCAAGTTCAAGGGCGTAGTGCGAAACTACGACCCCGCCGCACAAGTGCTCGGCATGGATGAGATCATGATGTGCCTCGATGACtacctcgcgcagcaccacatGGACGCCACAACGCACGCGGAGCGCTTTGACGTTGCCGAAAGGATCATCGAGGAGTGCCGACGGCGCGTCGCCGAGGTAACCGGGCTGACCGCCAGCGCCGGGATCgcgccgacgccgacgctGGCGAAAATGGCGTCCGACTATAAAAAGCCGAACGGGCAGTTCGCAGTTCGCCTCTTCAGCCGCGAAGCCGTGATGGACTACCTCGCCAGCATCCCCGTCCGCCGTGTGCCCGGCATCGGCAAGTCGCGGGAGAGCATCCTTGCCGGGCTTGGGATACATACACTCGGTGAAGTataccagcagcggcatcgacTCTTCTACATTCTGACGCGAAAAACGTACGAATTTCTTCTTGCCTCGGCCATGGGCATCGGTGGCATGTACGACTCGCTGGAGGCCGCGCCACCTTCATCAGCCGGAACGACCACCAAGACGGTTGCCGCATTGGACGGAGAGTCGAACGAGGACGACTGGAGACGAAAATCAGTAGGTCAAGAGCGCACCTTCTACAAGCTGAAAGATAGCATGGAGTTGCAGGCGATGGCGCACATGAACCTGCGTCAGTCACACGAGACCCTCGTAGCGGAAGACCTCCTCTGCTCTCAGGTGGTGCTCAAGCTGAAGCACCGCAGCTTCCACGTGAAGCAGCACAGCAAGTCGCTTAACGTGTACACAGACGACTACGAAGTCCTACGACGGGCCCTCGACGACTTACTCTTGCCAGTTGTGGACGACTTTGCCAAGTTTCGGCTGCTCGGCATACGGCTGGAAAAGCTCAGGCGGCGACCCCAaaacagcggcgcaggcggcgcgaTCATTCTGACGGTAAAGTCAACCGCCGAGGCAGGGTCAACGCAGCCCACACTGAGTCACTTTTTCGCTCGTCAGTCGGCGAGCGCAGCGCATCCGATGCGGCATACAccgcagaagcagcagcagcagctcttggCTCTGCGAAAGCGCTACCGTgacaccagctgcagcggtgaaggGAACGATAGCTCTGCCGACCTCAGCAACAACGGCGACGAAGACGGTGCCGTACTCGTCGTCTCCTCCGAAAGCCAGCTAACggatgtggaggaggtgaacgGCCCCATggtgagctgcgccgcaccgtcCCCGCACTCTGGTCTTTGTACCGCCCCAGCCGCaaaggagcagaagaaggcgcacgACGAAGAGGTCGGtagcgacggcagcgctgatgaCGACGTGGTCATCGTGGAATGA
- a CDS encoding ATPase, putative (TriTrypDB/GeneDB-style sysID: LpmP.28.1570), producing MVSTGHSGDTARSPSPTCSPLEQVHLLLVSLLRWWPYAPYEQIPSVLLCGPTSNGKSHLVRRAADAANACTDAPTDDVAHISKNEEDHHAVICRGPAGVAAENMPISVLLQVQRRTRVVTVIPPLAKAVAVQSAHDGSTGLRRLLRHAIYEACIAYSRESATTACVANDTLHTTPPTEIAILLVLDHVECYLQQDDAHIHGSSSATADSATRQSRGVEGPSRDGSNAQGLNTLYPAFLADLYTVLRSCPPLFSQHECATLHLTRLVSVALFTGGLDEVLSVVRHRYVDYALSLPTPTEAARRAFFLQYATTCATGQASLLLPLPMVDALALRTGGVSYGGLQEVLGLALDHCTSSTSRPSPSPSSDPGTVECDEHVAGAMAQAVLQAYQSSGSVTALEYRRSAGFVDVQVTRWDDIAGMAHVKETLQRLVTDPIRHRDTYRHFHVRPSTGVLLYGPPGTGKTMLAKAMATELNASFVYMDLPKLVQAEVGESERRLQEYFNVARERSPSLVFMDEIQAAFGLRYANATDAHRRRVRSVAACGDGPDRGASTPATATTHDARLVSHLFHLLDAAQQDEEHFVLFVGATNVVHLLDPLLLRAGRLDTLLEVPLPDAAARESLVRRVVYGEWAHWLYEQENTTSSANVDGDCVAAPALTDIKQLDNLREVLVEAFVRRSDGFSGAEVRNFTSVFGVQLARAVSNNVEAMQDAVIDEQLDCTEATHDPRREQCERQRHLRRAITAFLSTSGGTEGGLSYDALALLDAAYKKCVS from the coding sequence ATGGTGAGCACTGGTCACAGCGGTGACACCGCGaggtccccctccccaaccTGTTCGCCCCTAGAACAggtgcacctcctgctcgtCTCGCTCTTGCGCTGGTGGCCGTACGCGCCATATGAGCAGATCCCGTCGGTCTTGCTCTGTGGACCCACCTCGAATGGGAAGAGCCACCTCGTTCGTCGTGCTGCAGACGCCGCCAATGCATGCACAGACGCTCCTACTGACGATGTCGCCCACATTTCGAAAAACGAGGAGGACCACCATGCCGTAATTTGCAGAGGGCCAGCGGGCGTCGCCGCGGAAAATATGCCCATCTCAGTATTGCTGCAAGTGCAACGCCGAACTCGCGTCGTGACGGTTATTCCGCCTCTTGCCAAGGCTGTGGCAGTTCAAAGCGCTCACGACGGCAGCACGGGGCTGCGTCGGCTGCTCCGTCATGCCATATACGAGGCGTGCATCGCATACAGCCGTGAAAGCGCCACTACGGCATGCGTAGCTAATGACACGCtccacaccacaccaccgaCTGAAATCGCTATCCTGCTTGTTTTGGATCACGTTGAGTGCTACCTACAGCAAGATGACGCGCACAttcacggcagcagcagcgcaaccgCCGACTCAGCGACACGGCAAAGCCGCGGTGTAGAAGGGCCGTCTCGTGACGGCTCCAACGCACAGGGTCTCAACACGCTCTACCCAGCCTTCCTCGCCGATCTTTACACGGTGTTACGCAGCTgcccgcctctcttctcgcagCACGAGTGCGCCACTCTGCACCTAACGCGCCTCGTctctgttgctctcttcACGGGAGGGCTGGACGAGGTGCTTTCTGTTGTTCGGCACCGCTACGTTGACTacgccctctccctgcccACTCCGacagaggcggcgcggcgcgcgTTCTTTCTACAATACGCCACCACGTGTGCTACTGGTCAagcgtcgttgctgctgccgcttccaaTGGTTGATGCGTTGGCCCTGCGCACCGGTGGGGTCTCGTACGGAGgactgcaggaggtgctgggcCTCGCGCTCGACCACTGTACCTCATCGACGTCCcgtccttccccctctccctcctccgacCCCGGCACTGTCGAGTGTGATGAGCATGTGGCCGGCGCCATGGCTCAGGCAGTTCTTCAAGCCTATCAATCCAGCGGCTCCGTCACAGCCTTGGAGTATCGTCGCAGCGCAGGGTTTGTGGACGTGCAGGTGACGCGGTGGGACGATATTGCTGGGATGGCGCACGTgaaggagacgctgcagcggttGGTTACCGATCCGATTCGGCACCGCGACACGTACCGGCACTTCCACGTGCGCCCCTCGACCGGCGTGCTGCTCTATGGCCCTCCGGGCACCGGCAAGACGATGCTGGCCAAGGCCATGGCAACCGAGCTGAACGCCTCCTTCGTCTATATGGACCTACCCAAGCTGGTGCAGGCGGAGGTAGGCGAATCGGAAAGGCGGCTGCAGGAGTATTTCAATGTCGCGCGCGAGCGCAGCCCCTCGCTTGTGTTTATGGACGAAATACAAGCTGCCTTTGGACTCCGCTACGCAAATGCCACGGATGCGCATCGGCGTCGCGTAAGGTCTGTCGCGGCTTGCGGGGATGGTCCAGACAGGGGTGCCTCTacccctgccaccgccactacgCACGATGCCCGTCTTGTGTCTCACCTTTTTCACCTGCTggacgctgcgcagcaggatGAGGAGCACTTTGTCCTCTTCGTCGGCGCCACAAACGTCGTTCACTTGCTGGACCCACTCCTCCTACGTGCCGGTCGACTGGACACGCTCCTAGAGGTGCCGCTACCGGATGCCGCGGCTCGCGAGAGTCTCGTACGGCGCGTCGTGTATGGAGAATGGGCTCATTGGCTGTACGAACAAGAAAACACTACTTCCTCGGCGAACGTGGATGGCGACTGTGTCGCTGCCCCTGCTCTGACTGATATCAAGCAGCTAGACAACCTCCGCGAGGTCCTGGTGGAGGCGTTTGTGCGCCGCTCTGACGGTttcagcggcgccgaggtgCGCAACTTCACGTCGGTGTTCGGTGTCCAGCTTGCCCGTGCTGTAAGTAATAATGTGGAAGCGATGCAAGACGCGGTGATTGACGAGCAACTGGACTGCACAGAAGCCACTCACGACCCGCGGAGAGAGCAGTGCGAAAGGCAGCGGCATCTGCGTCGTGCCATCACCGCCTTCCTTTCTACAAGCGGGGGAACAGAAGGGGGGCTCAGCTACGATGCACTGGCGCTATTGGATGCCGCTTACAAGAAATGTGTCTCGTAA
- a CDS encoding DNA polymerase kappa, putative (TriTrypDB/GeneDB-style sysID: LpmP.28.1530), with protein sequence MSPAARDHYSNSHAADFEADSAALEAHAHAAPQDSHNLQTHAGMNGAQHQDHRSAGKLNFDASKAGLQQVNKDYVEHVIEEASKGSAFYQKEQRLEETRRRKAEELQEKAKSFDSISTAEKQKIKAMVDTMVDELEATRDLRRRYIHIDMDMFYAAVEEKKTPSLREKPFGVGSQQMLSTTNYIARQYGVRSGMPGFIGKKLCPELIIVPNDFPAYQREAARVHSIASRYDAQFVSVGLDELTMDVTKYLQEFPAVSASDIAHDFRDEVFLKTQLTSSGGIGPTSILAKIASNVNKPNGQHEITLLTREEVIDYVRDIPLRKIPGIGYAQEMTLGALHIHTCGGLLQHKYLLAYLFREKTLAHYLSVGLGLAETFSQRRHQARQSVGKETSFSEPLPSPEAFTRIFRKLLEQCHVRCVRDHLQPRKMTLVLKYRTFDTEQFSVALPSHTNDLKVWLEASQKLLEPHLLHYAELRLIGVRLLRFTDADDDHIDINSRSRDALTGALTGVHEVNEDFDMDADDASRDAEKAALAAEQTGAYEGQPAQPPAMPKRKIPVSKFLTDPNIPKPRLAEPAVAAAKVIKPARKRVKASKHKLHKKK encoded by the coding sequence ATGTCACCTGCCGCACGAGACCACTACAGCAACTCGCACGCGGCGGATTTCGAGGCGGACAGTGCCGCCCTCGAGGCGCACGctcacgccgcgccgcaggACTCGCATAATCTGCAGACTCACGCCGGCATGAACGGTGCGCAGCACCAAgaccaccgcagcgccggcaagCTGAACTTTGACGCCTCGAAAGCTGGGCTTCAGCAGGTGAATAAAGACTACGTCGAGCACGTCATTGAAGAGGCGTCGAAGGGGTCCGCTTTCTACCAAAAGGAGCAGCGGCTCGAGGAGACGCGGCGTCGCAAGGCCGAAGAGCTGCAAGAGAAGGCCAAGTCATTCGACTCTATCAGCACAGCCGAGAAGCAGAAGATCAAGGCCATGGTAGACACCATGGTGGACGAACTCGAGGCGACGCGTGATCTTCGGCGCCGGTACATCCACATTGACATGGACATGTTCTACgccgcggtggaggagaagaagacaCCGTCGCTGAGGGAAAAGCCTTTCGGTGTCGGTTCTCAGCAGATGCTCTCCACAACGAACTACATTGCGCGGCAGTACGGCGTGCGGTCTGGGATGCCCGGCTTTATTGGCAAGAAACTCTGCCCCGAGCTCATCATAGTGCCGAATGACTTCCCAGCCTACCAGCGAGAAGCGGCGCGGGTGCACAGTATTGCCTCCCGCTACGATGCGCAGTTCGTCAGCGTCGGCCTCGATGAGTTGACGATGGACGTGACCAAATACCTGCAGGAGTTCCCGGCCGTGTCGGCATCCGACATTGCCCACGACTTCCGCGACGAGGTCTTCCTTAAGACGCAACTcacaagcagcggcggtaTCGGACCCACATCGATTCTCGCGAAGATTGCAAGCAACGTCAATAAGCCAAATGGCCAGCACGAGATCACACTGCTAACGCGCGAGGAGGTCATCGACTACGTGCGCGACATTCCGCTGCGCAAGATTCCCGGCATCGGCTACGCGCAGGAGATGACCCTCGGTGCGctgcacatccacacatGCGGcggcctcctgcagcacaaGTACCTTCTTGCCTACCTGTTTCGAGAAAAGACCCTTGCGCACTACCTCAGTGTTGGACTGGGGCTGGCAGAAACTTTCTCGCAGCGCAGGCACCAGGCACGGCAGTCGGTTGGCAAGGAAACATCGTTTAGCGAGCCATTACCCTCGCCAGAGGCCTTCACGCGAATCTTCCGTAAGCTACTGGAACAGTGTCATGTCCGCTGCGTCCGTGATCACCTGCAGCCACGCAAGATGACACTGGTTCTCAAATATCGCACCTTCGACACGGAGCAGTTCAGCGTTGCGCTCCCAAGCCACACAAACGATCTCAAGGTGTGGCTGGAGGCCTCgcagaagctgctggagccgCATCTCCTGCACTACGCCGAGCTCCGCCTGATCGGTgtccggctgctgcgcttcacaGATGCTGATGATGATCACATTGATAtcaacagccgcagccgaGACGCCCTCACCGGCGCCTTGACGGGAGTACATGAAGTAAATGAAGACTTCGACATGGATGCGGACGATGCTAGCCGCGATGCTGAGAAAGCCGCCTTAGCGGCGGAGCAGACAGGCGCGTATGAAGGCCAGCCGGCGCAGCCTCCCGCAATGCCCAAGCGCAAGATCCCCGTCTCGAAGTTCCTGACCGATCCAAACATTCCGAAACCCCGCCTTGCGGAgcctgctgtggctgcggccAAAGTCATCAAACCCGCTCGCAAGCGCGTCAAGGCATCAAAGCACAAGCTCCACAAAAAGAAGTAA
- a CDS encoding DNA polymerase kappa, putative (TriTrypDB/GeneDB-style sysID: LpmP.28.1540), protein MCTVYAPACQSLSRRSSAPPYRYINRDLIYTSASPLRCAPFGAQYDPHYATVGLDELTMDNTDFLRTHKDRPAEDVCAEFRRRNSTDSSSKAALFDRRNCKDVATPIEKGISPRPTNISGRKTGLRSSSSSRTNMSRE, encoded by the coding sequence ATGTGTACGGTGTATGCTCCGGCATGCCAGAGTTTATCGCGAAGAAGCTCTGCCCCACCCTACAGATACATCAACCGAGATTTGATCTATACCTCCGCCAgtccgctgcggtgcgcgcCATTTGGCGCTCAATACGATCCCCATTACGCCACGGTAGGGTTGGACGAGCTGACGATGGATAACACCGACTTCCTTCGTACTCACAAGGACCGCCCTGCCGAGGATGTGTGCGCGGAgttccgccgccgcaacagcaCAGACAGCAGCTCCAAAGCAGCGCTATTCGATCGCAGAAACTGCAAAGACGTCGCCACTCCCATTGAAAAAGGCATCTCTCCACGCCCGACCAACATCAGCGGTCGCAAAACAGGTCTCCGCAGCTCGTCGTCGAGCAGAACCAACATGTCGAGAGAATAA